One Phaseolus vulgaris cultivar G19833 chromosome 2, P. vulgaris v2.0, whole genome shotgun sequence DNA window includes the following coding sequences:
- the LOC137809921 gene encoding uncharacterized protein: MTGNDRNAQEETSRPDPMTLILKMQQEMEALRKENARMKEKLAEKPEIPEAMDNIPSGDHANTDTREAGSSYQENIRPASNNALNTAPRRSPFTETILEVPLPGTWNNPALDKYDGSTDLDEHVNAYLTQVGLHTAEDALWCRIFPTSLKGATLSWFTRLPAQSIDCFDTLAAKFGAQFTTSRPHHLTSIALVNIRQEKSETLRAFMNRFSKTALDIRNLSPEVAMHHMVTALKPGPFSDSLCMQPATTLDELRQRATKYMQLEELKEFRSRAQAPDEPERRRDRSRPTHFGKPRDFPKGPRFNRYTPLTAERSRVLEEALNADLLKAPSRTPTPQSADQTKHCRYHRNFGHTTEDCWALKDKIEELIQAGHLRRFVQTSREDGKNEVDMEKREGRRDTQANEQRGRRGREGREGRGGRDLRRTMPVRGVINMIAGGFAGGGTTSSSRKRHLRAVSSVYSISRSSRRSLPPMLFTNSDFRNINPKHDDPMVVTIEVANFVIMKTLIDQGSSVDILYWKTFRKMGISDDDIVQYDEQIIGFAGQRVNTRGYIDLDTKFGEGNRDCRTIKIRYLLVDAETSYNILIGRSSLNKLGAIVSTPHLAMKFPADNPSRGREVVTLHADQKTARECYAASLKILPPRTPTRRAEVHHISLSDDLDPRPNDEPQVEPKEEVVLCRVGRAGQNTRLGSTLGEEGKNIITAVLYKNTDLFAWSVADMPGIDPRIISHKLSVCKEARPVAQKKRKFVGEKGRIVEEETRKLLDARFYREVHYTTWLANIVLVQKNNGKWRMCTDYTHLNRACPKDAYPLPSIDRLVDGAAGHKVLSFLDAYSRYNQIRMNLADREKTTFITDKANFCYEVMPFGLKNAGATYQRLMDQMFRDQIGRTMEVYVDDIIVKSDSVEQHANDLAEVFQQIRKYDMRLNPEKCVFGVEGGKFLGFMLTSRGIEANPDKCRALETMRSPENLKEVQRLVGRLTSLSRFMPRLADKIRPILRLMKKAEKFTWNESCEEAFQTVKKALAEPPILSKPVHGIPLLVYLVVSPEAVSAAIVQGKTEQKPVYFVSRVLQDAETRYQMIEKVALALVHASRRLRQYFQSHEVIVRTDFPINKILQKPELAGRMIGWSVELSEFSIKYEPQGPIKSQCLADFTSELQQCQEPETIWILHVDGSSSKKGGGAGIVLEGPKNIQIEQSLRFGFPTSNNQAEYEALIVGLLLAKDVGAQKVECHTDSQLMVEHVNGNY, from the coding sequence ATGACGGGTAACGATAGGAATGCACAAGAAGAAACCAGCCGTCCAGACCCTATGACGTTAATCTTGAAAATGCAGCAGGAAATGGAAGCTTTGAGGAAGGAGAACGCTCGGATGAAAGAAAAGCTTGCTGAGAAGCCGGAAATACCGGAAGCCATGGATAATATCCCCTCAGGAGATCACGCGAACACGGATACACGTGAGGCCGGGAGCTCGTATCAAGAAAACATAAGGCCGGCCTCAAACAATGCGCTAAACACGGCGCCTCGAAGAAGCCCCTTTACTGAAACCATCCTTGAAGTCCCCTTGCCGGGAACCTGGAACAACCCCGCGTTGGACAAGTATGACGGATCCACGGATCTTGATGAGCATGTAAATGCGTACCTGACACAGGTCGGCTTGCATACGGCGGAAGACGCGTTGTGGTGCCGAATATTCCCCACCTCACTTAAGGGGGCAACATTGAGCTGGTTCACTCGACTGCCAGCTCAATCCATAGATTGCTTCGACACACTTGCGGCTAAGTTTGGAGCACAGTTCACTACCAGCCGACCACACCACCTCACTTCGATCGCCTTAGTGAATATTCGGCAAGAGAAGTCGGAGACCTTGAGGGCCTTCATGAACAGATTCAGCAAAACAGCGTTAGACATACGAAACCTAAGTCCAGAAGTGGCGATGCACCACATGGTGACTGCACTGAAGCCGGGACCGTTCTCGGACAGTTTATGCATGCAACCGGCCACAACATTGGATGAGTTGCGCCAAAGAGCCACCAAATACATGCAGCTGGAGGAATTGAAAGAGTTTCGGAGTAGGGCTCAAGCGCCCGACGAACCTGAGAGGAGGAGAGACAGAAGCAGACCAACACATTTTGGGAAGCCTAGAGACTTTCCCAAGGGACCACGTTTCAACCGTTACACCCCCCTGACTGCCGAAAGGTCGAGGGTCTTAGAGGAAGCTCTCAATGCAGATCTCCTGAAGGCACCAAGCAGGACTCCTACTCCGCAGAGTGCCGACCAAACCAAGCATTGTCGCTACCACCGCAATTTTGGGCACACAACGGAAGATTGTTGGGCACTGAAGGATAAAATCGAAGAGCTCATCCAAGCTGGTCATCTGCGACGCTTTGTCCAGACAAGCCGAGAAGACGGGAAAAACGAAGTTGACATGGAAAAGAGAGAAGGGCGTAGGGACACACAGGCAAACGAACAGAGAGGCCGAAGAGGCCGAGAAGGCCGAGAAGGACGAGGAGGAAGAGATCTTCGAAGAACCATGCCGGTACGGGGAGTCATAAACATGATCGCCGGGGGTTTCGCGGGAGGAGGAACTACATCATCCTCCCGAAAAAGACACCTCCGAGCGGTCAGTTCGGTGTACTCCATCAGCAGAAGCAGCAGGAGAAGCCTGCCTCCCATGCTTTTCACGAATTCGGACTTCAGAAACATAAACCCGAAGCATGATGACCCTATGGTAGTCACCATCGAAGTAGCCAACTTTGTCATCATGAAAACTCTgatagatcaaggaagctctgTGGATATCTTGTATTGGAAGACCTTCCGAAAGATGGGCATATCTGACGACGACATTGTCCAGTATGATGAACAAATCATTGGCTTCGCGGGGCAGAGAGTCAACACCAGAGGGTACATTGACCTGGACACCAAGTTTGGAGAAGGAAATCGAGACTGCCGGACGATCAAAATCAGATACCTGCTTGTCGACGCCGAAACGTCTTATAATATTTTGATCGGGCGATCCTCTCTCAACAAATTGGGAGCTATAGTCTCGACACCCCACCTGGCCATGAAGTTTCCAGCCGACAACCCGAGTAGGGGCCGAGAGGTGGTCACTCTCCATGCCGACCAGAAGACTGCTAGAGAATGTTACGCGGCAAGTTTGAAGATTCTGCCGCCGCGAACACCCACCCGGAGGGCCGAGGTTCATCATATATCCTTGAGTGATGACCTGGATCCAAGACCGAATGACGAACCTCAGGTGGAACCCAAGGAAGAGGTGGTGCTATGCCGAGTGGGCCGAGCAGGTCAGAATACACGTTTGGGATCAACCTTAGGAGAAGAGGGAAAGAACATTATCACAGCTGTCCTATACAAAAATACGGACTTGTTCGCATGGTCGGTAGCCGACATGCCGGGAATAGATCCTCGCATAATCTCGCACAAACTATCAGTCTGTAAGGAGGCTAGGCCGGTAGCCCAGAAGAAGAGAAAGTTCGTGGGAGAAAAAGGACGGATAGTCGAAGAGGAAACCAGGAAACTACTGGATGCTAGGTTTTACCGAGAAGTGCATTACACCACGTGGTTGGCAAACATCGTCCTGGTGCAGAAGAACAATGGAAAGTGGCGAATGTGTACTGATTACACCCATCTTAACAGGGCCTGTCCAAAAGATGCATATCCATTGCCGAGCATTGACCGGCTGGTAGATGGCGCAGCCGGTCACAAAGTGTTAAGTTTTCTTGATGCATACTCTAGGTACAACCAAATACGCATGAATCTGGCAGACCGAGAGAAGACAACCTTCATTACCGACAAAGCCAATTTTTGCTATGAGGTCATGCCTTTCGGCCTCAAGAATGCTGGAGCCACCTATCAGAGGCTCATGGACCAGATGTTCCGAGACCAGATAGGAAGGACCATGGAAGTATATGTTGACGACATAATTGTAAAATCCGATAGCGTGGAACAACACGCCAACGACTTGGCCGAGGTCTTCCAGCAGATAAGGAAGTATGACATGCGCCTTAACCCAGAGAAATGCGTGTTTGGAGTTGAAGGAGGCAAGTTCCTAGGCTTTATGCTGACAAGCCGAGGAATCGAGGCGAATCCGGACAAGTGTCGGGCCTTGGAAACTATGAGAAGCCCGGAAAACCTGAAAGAAGTTCAGCGGCTGGTGGGAAGACTGACGTCCTTGTCCAGATTTATGCCTAGACTAGCGGATAAGATCAGACCGATCTTGAGGCTCATGAAGAAAGCAGAGAAGTTCACATGGAATGAAAGTTGCGAAGAAGCTTTTCAAACGGTAAAAAAGGCGTTGGCCGAACCGCCTATTCTAAGCAAACCCGTCCATGGGATCCCTCTACTGGTCTACCTGGTCGTGTCGCCGGAAGCCGTAAGTGCCGCCATAGTACAAGGCAAAACAGAACAAAAACCAGTCTATTTCGTTAGCCGAGTACTACAGGATGCCGAAACCCGGTATCAAATGATCGAGAAGGTAGCTCTAGCCCTCGTCCATGCCTCCAGAAGGCTACGACAATATTTCCAAAGTCACGAGGTTATAGTGCGAACCGACTTCCCCATCAATAAGATTTTGCAAAAACCCGAGTTGGCCGGAAGAATGATTGGCTGGTCAGTCGAGTTGTCCGAATTCAGCATTAAATACGAACCACAAGGACCTATCAAGTCCCAATGCTTGGCAGACTTCACTTCAGAGTTGCAGCAATGCCAAGAACCTGAAACCATATGGATCCTGCATGTCGATGGCTCCTCAAGTAAGAAGGGTGGAGGAGCCGGAATTGTTCTGGAAGGGCCAAAAAATATACAGATTGAGCAATCTTTACGTTTTGGGTTCCCCACATcgaacaatcaagcagaatatgaagcacTCATAGTCGGGCTGTTGCTGGCAAAAGATGTGGGAGCTCAGAAGGTGGAATGTCATACGGACTCGCAACTCATGGTCGAACATGTCAATGGGAACTACTAA